TACCACGACAATCGCCACCGCACCACTATCTTGCAACTGATGTTCTAATTCTCTCGGTGTATAAAGAGGATTGACATTTACTGCAATTAAGCCAGCACGCAAAATACCAAAAAGTGCGATGGGATATTGCAGTAAATTTGGCATCATTAATGCCACGCGATCGCCACGTTGAAGTTTAAATTCATTTTGCAAATACGCGGCAAATGCACGACTGCGTTCTTCTAATTTACGGAAAGTAAGTACTTGCCCCATATTAATGTAAGCGGGGCGATCTGGATGTTCACGCACTGCTTTGTCGAACATATCCAAAATAGATTCATATTTTGAGGTATCCAAAAATTTTTCAGAACCTTCTGGATAATTTTGAAACCAAATTTTTTCCATTTTTTATCCTAATTTGTTGGAAAATCTTTAAGATTTTATCATTTAATTCAAATAATAGTGAATTTCAGGCTGAACATACCAAGGGCGATGTCTCCATCTAAAAAATCCCCAATCATCGTCTTCATCCCAATCATCTGTTGGATACTCATAGATGGTACTGAGTGTCCAAATACGGTATTTATCCGCTTGAACAACAGGATAAGTATAATCAGCTTGTTCTATTTTGCCTTTCTCTGTTCCTGCTAATTGACCACCCACCGTAATATAGCGTTCTTTTAAATTTTCAGGCTCCACAAAACCGTTGAAATAGACGATAAAGCGACCATCGGATTGAAATTCAACAAATGGTTTACCTGAAATTGATGATACGGGTAAACTTAACACTTCAATTTTTGTTTGATTTGCTAAAACGGTAGTATTGACAATTTTTCCTCCAAGTCGAACCGTTTTACAATGGCAGGTTAAATCCTGAGGAGAAATCTCGCGATAGGAATTAATAGAGAATCGCTCTTTTTCTAACCCTTTTGGTGGTGCAATACAGCCCGTTAATCCGAAACAAAGTGCGGTAAAAAATAAGGTTATTTTTCCTTTCATTTTCTATTCTCCTATTATTTAAACTTATTCACGTCCTGGTAATTTTTTCCAAGTAACCTCGTTTCGCAAATAAATCGGTTTAATCTCTAAAGCTGAAATTGTGCGTTTTTGCAAAAATTCTACTCGCGCAAGTTCTAACATATATAAGGCATTAGGTAATTCTATATCTGAGCCAGTTAGATTTTTTTCAGTAAATTGAGAATAAGCAGCCCAACCAGTCCCAACTCTAAATGCGTTATCATTTTGAAGCTGGTTAATTGCTTGTTCTGGGGAACAAACTTGTTCGCTAATGATTTCTCGCCATTGAAAAAACTCTGCGAAATCTGACCGCACTTTTTCTCTCACTAATTGAGAAAAATAGACTTCATTCATTCTGGCATCAATTGCGGCAACAACATTTTCTGCTTGATGTAATTCAAATGCCGCCTGTGCCATTGCGGTTAAATTTGAAACTGGAATCACAGGTAAACCCGCCCCAAACGCTAAACCTTGTGCAATCCCAGCACCAACACGAACTCCAGTAAAACTACCTGGGCCACGCCCAAAGGCAAGCGCATCAACTTGATTTAAACCGACCCCCGAATTTGCCAAAATTTCATCAATCATAGGCAAAATTCGTTTAGTATGAGTGCGTTGTGCAAGTTCATTAATATGTGTTTTTTCGCCACGATGAAATAAGGCGACTGAACAGGCTTCAGTAGAAGTGTCCAACGCCAATAAAGTTAAATTTTGCATTATTTATTCTCGTTTATTTATTTTGTAAGAATTGTATCACTTTGTTGAGATCACGGGTACGACTTGAGTTAGGTAAACTTTTCAAAAAAGTTTCGCCATAATTCCGCATTACTAATCGATTATCACAAATAATTACAACGCCACGATCTGTAACATCACGAATTAAACGTCCTACGCCTTGTTTCAAGGCAATTACCGCTTCAGGAATTTGAATGTCGTTGAATGGATCGCCACCTTGTAAACGACAATCCTCAATGCGAGCTTTCAACAAAGGTTCATCTGGCGCAGTAAAAGGAAGTTTATCAATAATGACTAAAGAAAGTGCATCGCCGCGTACATCTACACCTTCCCAAAAGCTAGAAGTTGCCACCAAAACGCTATGCGTTTCTTTTATAAATTGCTCGAGTAATTTGCCTTTTGAGGTTTCGCCTTGTAATAAAATCGAAAGATGACTTTTTTCACGGAAGTATTCTGCTAAACCACGCATCATTGAATAAGAAGTGCAAAGAACAAAGCAACGCCCTTTGTTTGCTTCAATCACGGGTAATAACATTTCGCCTAGTGAATTTAATGTATTCACTTGATTAGTATTTGGCAAATATCGAGGCACACAAAGCAAAGATTGTTCAGGATAATTAAAGGGACTATATAAAATTTTTTGTGTCGCGTTTTCAATGCCTAAACGTTGGCAGAAATGATTAAAAGTTCCCCCCACTTCTAATGTCGCAGATGTGA
The Haemophilus influenzae DNA segment above includes these coding regions:
- the tsaB gene encoding tRNA (adenosine(37)-N6)-threonylcarbamoyltransferase complex dimerization subunit type 1 TsaB, with amino-acid sequence MQNLTLLALDTSTEACSVALFHRGEKTHINELAQRTHTKRILPMIDEILANSGVGLNQVDALAFGRGPGSFTGVRVGAGIAQGLAFGAGLPVIPVSNLTAMAQAAFELHQAENVVAAIDARMNEVYFSQLVREKVRSDFAEFFQWREIISEQVCSPEQAINQLQNDNAFRVGTGWAAYSQFTEKNLTGSDIELPNALYMLELARVEFLQKRTISALEIKPIYLRNEVTWKKLPGRE
- a CDS encoding Slp family lipoprotein translates to MKGKITLFFTALCFGLTGCIAPPKGLEKERFSINSYREISPQDLTCHCKTVRLGGKIVNTTVLANQTKIEVLSLPVSSISGKPFVEFQSDGRFIVYFNGFVEPENLKERYITVGGQLAGTEKGKIEQADYTYPVVQADKYRIWTLSTIYEYPTDDWDEDDDWGFFRWRHRPWYVQPEIHYYLN